TGGGTCGGCTTCGAGCAAGCGGTAGTTCTTTCGCGCCAGTCGCTGCACCGACTCGGGCAGCCGGTCGAACTGCTTCCAGAAGCCGGCCGTTGTGCGGTGCGTCACGGAAGCGGTCGGGTACGCCCCGCCTCGATATCCGCTTCAGCCTCACGGACGAGCGCGTCGAGCCTCCCGGCACGGGCGTCTTCTTCGATCTGCCGGTCCCACTCGTTGGCCCGGTACTCCGCTACCCACTCGGCGAACAGGGCAAGGTCCTCCGACGAGAGTTTCGTAACGGCTGTTTCGAGTTCCTCGATGCTCATGGTCCTGGAGGCAGAACAAGATGCCTCTCCAACGGGAGCCTGTACGTTTGGTTCAGTCAGCACTGGCGGCGAGGCCGTCGTCATCCCGCCGAAGGCATAGGGACAGGATGGATTATGGCTTCTCGGCGCGAAGTACAGCGTCCTCCGATGCGTAGTCAAGAGGTAGTGTGTCGCGGTGTCGCCGCTCCCACGCGATGGTTCGTTTCAGGGCCTCACGCCGACCGACGGGCTCGGCATAGCCCAGTTCTTCGCGGATACGGCTCGTGTCTGTGGCGAGACCGTAGCGGACGTCAAACGGAGGCCGGAGAGGCTCGGGCAAGCGCTCGGCCGGAACGGTGACGATCCGTCCTGTCCAGCCAGCCACCGCTCCAATCTGGCCCACCCACTCCCGCTCGGTCGGTGTCGTCGCCTCTCCGATGTTATAGACGCGCCCGGCTGCCCGTTCGTCAGTCACCGCGAGGGCGATAGCGGCCGCCACGTTCTCAACGTAGCCTCTCGTCCACTGCCAGCCCGCTTGCTTTTCCGACAGCAGAATGGCGGGACGGCCGTCGTCCATGCGCCGGAGGTACGGCCGGAGCCGGTGCTGCCGGTCGCCCGGTCCGTAGACGGCGGGGAGCCGGAGGACGGTGCCGAGCAGGTCCGGCGCGCTCAGGACAGCCTGCTCGACCAAAAATCTTGTCGTAGTCGTCAGCCCACGGCTGCGGGAGGCCGCAGCCTCGGTACGGGAACCGCGTCTCGCGGAGTGGGGCATCTTCCCGGAGCGGGGCCGGATCCGGCGAGGCTGTCGCCTGCCCGCGCGCGCCGTCGTAGTTCCGGTACACGTCGGCGCTGCTGAGGGCGATGACGCGTCGGGCAAGGCCTCGGAGCGCCTCGACCAGGGTGCGAGCGTGCTGCTCGGTGTAGAGGATCAGGTCGAGGACGACTTCTGGCGCGAACCGCTCTAGCTCGGAAGCCATACCAGAGAGGCTGCTGCGGTCGCCGAGGATGTGCCGTGCGCTGGCCGGCAGGTCGGCGCTCGTCTCGCCGCGATGGAGCACGGTGACCTCATGCCCCTGCTCGACCAGGAAGCGTACGGTGTGAGGGCCGATGAATCCGGTCGCTCCGATGGCAAGGACTCTCACTGGGACATTCCTGCTGCTGAGAGCGATGTTGCGCTCAGCGCTGGGGCAGCTTGAGGGGGGTGCCGGCCGAGATCTGCTAAGGTTCGCGCCCTTCGCTTCCACCGAACTGCCGGGTCGAGTGGAACACCGAGAGAATCTCTACCTCTTCCTCGCCCTCTGCGTCACTGACGAGGTGGAAGATGCGGTAGCCTTTGTAGATAATCTCGCGCAGCGCAGCGTCCTCGATCTCCGGCACCGCACGGCCTGAGTTGGGGAAGACCTCCAAGCGCTCGACCGCAGCGAACGCGCCGTCTACGAACGCCTGAGCGTAAGTCGGTGCCTCGCGTGCGAGGTAGTCGCCGACAGCTTCGAGGTCGGCCAGCGCCTGCGGAGACCAGATTACTCGTGCCACCGCTTCATCCGGCGCTTTGCCTCATCGTGCGGGATACCCTCTCCGGCGGCGAGTTGCTCGCGTCCGCGCTCGATCTTCTGGAGCATGTAGACCCGCTCCATCACCTCCTCAAAGGTGATGTCGCTTGGCATCTCTTCCACGGCGCGGAGCACCCGGTCACGGACAGTCGTTTCGGTCATAGTGTTGCGTTTGCTGGCAGCGTCAAGGCCTAGTGGTACGATAGTACAAACGGTGCGTTTCTCTGAGCACGTTCAGCGCTGGGGCAGCTTGAGGGGGGTGCCGGCCGGGATCTGCTCGCCGAGCGACACCTCGTTCATGATGGCGAGGCCGTTGGCATCCAGACCGGTCGGCATCGGGCGGCCGCTGAGGAACGTCTGGAACGGCGCCGTCCGGTTGGCCTCGAATACGTCGAGGCGAACAGGCTGGCGGTTCAGCTTGTCGCTGTCGGTCAGGCGGTCGAAGCTGCGGGCGGTGCGGTCGAACGCGTCGCGGTAGGTGCCGAGGTCGCCCGCGCCGGTGTACCCGAGGAATTGGAAGACGTTGCCGTCATACTCGACGAACGTGGCGAGGAGCGCGACCTCGCCCTGCTGCGTGCTGGCCGTCCCGGTGACGGTGTAGGCCGTGTTGCCGTTGATGCGGGTGGGGCTCTGGTCCGAGACCTGCAACCCCTGCTGCCCGGCGAAGGCCCGCCCGGCGGCCTGCGCCGAGGATTCCTGCGCGAACGTGAACTGGATGATCGCCCGCCCGTTCTGCTCGGCGATCTGGACCGCCGCCGCGCCATTCGCGACCTGCCAGCCGTTGGGGTAGTCGAACTCGAAGCGGAGGTCGGGGTGGTAGAAGACGCCGTTCTCAGTAAAGCCCTGGCGCGGGTTCGTGCCGAGGACGAGGCCGTCGATCTGGCGGAGGTAGGCGGCGCTGTTGACGGCGGTGCCGGTGTCGTACTGCGCGGCGAGCTGGGGGATCGTCTGCTCGCGCTCGCCCGGGTCGGGGTGGGTCGAGAGGAACGAGGGGAGGCTGCCGCCGCCCTGGGCGCTCAGGCGGCTGAGCGAGCGGAAGAAGCGCGCGGCCTCGGCCCCGTCGTAGCCCGCGAACTCGGCGTAGGCCACGCCGGCGCGGTCGGACTCGCGCTCGGCCTCGCGGCTGTTGGAGAGGAAGAGGAGCTGGACGCCGGTCCCGCCGTAGTTCAGGATGCCCTCGGCCACACCCCCGCCGCCGACGACCCCGCCGAGCACCGCCGCGCCGAGCAGCCCGATCTGGCCCTGCTGCGCCCGCAGCGCTCGCTGCGACGAGTGCCGCCCGAGGACGTGCCCGATCTCGTGCCCGAGGACGACGGCGAGCTGGGCCTCGTTTTCGAGGTGGGCCAGGAGGCCGCGCGTGATGTACGTGTAGCCGCCCGGCAGGGCGAAGGCGTTGACCACATCGCTGTCGAGGAGGCGGAAGTAGAACGGCGTGTTGCGGATCTCGGCCGGCGTGGTGGGCTCGGAGTAGGCACTCGTCTGGAGCACCTCCTGGCCCATCCGCTCGACGTAGGCCTCGAGGCCGGGATCGTCGTAGAGACCGAACTGGGCGATGATCTGCTGGTCGGCCTCGCGGCCGATCTGGACCTCCTGCTGCCAGGTATACGCCCCGCGCACGGTCTCGCCGGTGATGAGGTTGGTCGACGCCTGGCCGCACCCGACGAGGGGCAGCGCGGCGAGCAGGAACAGGAAGAAGAGGGGCCGGAGGTGGGGATTCATGGGACCGATGGGAGTAGATGGAGAGAGGCAGAGAGAGGAGAGAGGGCCACGCCGAAATCTTACGAAACGTCGGCATCGACGGGCGCGGCGACTCCTCCGTGTACGATGCGAATCGCCCGGTGAGTTTCCGCGCCGAAGTCCACGGCGTCGTCGAACGGCTCGCTGCGGGCGGCGGTGATCAGGCTCTGGCCGACGGCGTCGGACTGCAGAAGCTGCAGGAAGATGTCGGCCCGGCGCGGGTCGAGGTCGCCGAAGACGTCGTCGAGGAGGAGGAGCGGTGTTTCTTCGAGGCGGTCGCGGAGGTAGAAGTACTTGGCGAGCTTGAGCGCGAGGCCGAACGTCCGGTGCTGGCCCTGCGAGGCGTAGGGGCGGACCTCGAACGTGTTGAGCCGGAAGACGAGCTCGTCGCGGTGCGGGCCGGCGAGCGTGCGGCCCCGCTCGCGCTCGCGCCGGGCGAGGCGGTGGAGGGTGGCCCGGAACGCCTCGGCGATGTCGGCCTCGGTCGTCTCCTCGGCCAGCGGCACGGCGGTCTGGTATTCGATGCTCGGCTCCTCGCCTACGGCCTCGATCCGGGCGTAGGCCTCGGCCAGAAACCCCGCGAACTCGGCGATGAACCGCCGCCGCCGCTCGATCAGCCGCGCCCCGAGCGTGACGAGTTCTTCGTTCCACGCCTCCAGCGCGGCGGGGTCGGGCGCGGTGCGGCTCCGGCGATGATGCAGCAGAAGCGCATTGCGCTGCTTCAGCGCCCGCCGGTAGCCCATCAGGTCGCCCAGGTAGGTCGGCCGCGCCTGGCTGAGCGTGTTGTCGAGGAACCGCCGCCGCTCCTCCGGCCCGCCCGCCGTCAGCGCCCCGTCTGCCGGCGCGAGCACGACGACCGGAAGCTGCCCAACGACCTCCGAGAGCCGGTCGATCGGGGCCTTGTTGAGGAAGAGCCGCTTGCCCTCGTCGGGTACGTAGACGAGGCG
This DNA window, taken from Bacteroidota bacterium, encodes the following:
- a CDS encoding M48 family metalloprotease, giving the protein MNPHLRPLFFLFLLAALPLVGCGQASTNLITGETVRGAYTWQQEVQIGREADQQIIAQFGLYDDPGLEAYVERMGQEVLQTSAYSEPTTPAEIRNTPFYFRLLDSDVVNAFALPGGYTYITRGLLAHLENEAQLAVVLGHEIGHVLGRHSSQRALRAQQGQIGLLGAAVLGGVVGGGGVAEGILNYGGTGVQLLFLSNSREAERESDRAGVAYAEFAGYDGAEAARFFRSLSRLSAQGGGSLPSFLSTHPDPGEREQTIPQLAAQYDTGTAVNSAAYLRQIDGLVLGTNPRQGFTENGVFYHPDLRFEFDYPNGWQVANGAAAVQIAEQNGRAIIQFTFAQESSAQAAGRAFAGQQGLQVSDQSPTRINGNTAYTVTGTASTQQGEVALLATFVEYDGNVFQFLGYTGAGDLGTYRDAFDRTARSFDRLTDSDKLNRQPVRLDVFEANRTAPFQTFLSGRPMPTGLDANGLAIMNEVSLGEQIPAGTPLKLPQR
- a CDS encoding NAD-dependent epimerase/dehydratase family protein codes for the protein MVEQAVLSAPDLLGTVLRLPAVYGPGDRQHRLRPYLRRMDDGRPAILLSEKQAGWQWTRGYVENVAAAIALAVTDERAAGRVYNIGEATTPTEREWVGQIGAVAGWTGRIVTVPAERLPEPLRPPFDVRYGLATDTSRIREELGYAEPVGRREALKRTIAWERRHRDTLPLDYASEDAVLRAEKP
- a CDS encoding DNA replication/repair protein RecF; this encodes MRLRSLRLLSFRAHAETEVAFAPGVNLIVGPNGAGKTNLLEAVHYLCLTKSFLTSTDTHALRQGCPYFEVEGAFEGEQRPSLTARLVYVPDEGKRLFLNKAPIDRLSEVVGQLPVVVLAPADGALTAGGPEERRRFLDNTLSQARPTYLGDLMGYRRALKQRNALLLHHRRSRTAPDPAALEAWNEELVTLGARLIERRRRFIAEFAGFLAEAYARIEAVGEEPSIEYQTAVPLAEETTEADIAEAFRATLHRLARRERERGRTLAGPHRDELVFRLNTFEVRPYASQGQHRTFGLALKLAKYFYLRDRLEETPLLLLDDVFGDLDPRRADIFLQLLQSDAVGQSLITAARSEPFDDAVDFGAETHRAIRIVHGGVAAPVDADVS
- a CDS encoding type II toxin-antitoxin system RelE/ParE family toxin, with protein sequence MARVIWSPQALADLEAVGDYLAREAPTYAQAFVDGAFAAVERLEVFPNSGRAVPEIEDAALREIIYKGYRIFHLVSDAEGEEEVEILSVFHSTRQFGGSEGREP